A window of Amphiprion ocellaris isolate individual 3 ecotype Okinawa chromosome 12, ASM2253959v1, whole genome shotgun sequence contains these coding sequences:
- the cenpw gene encoding centromere protein W isoform X3, whose amino-acid sequence MLKKAPKLKSTVKTKAKGNINVRPASEAMIELVTLLFLNSLTEEAKAKAFEEKSATIRAQHVRAVAKKVLKKSRG is encoded by the exons ATGCTGAAAAAAGCCCCCAAACTGAAGAGCACCGTCAAGACGAAGGCGAAGGGTAACATTAACGTCCGACCGGCGTCAGAGGCGATG aTCGAGCTGGTGACTCTCCTGTTCCTGAACAGTCTGACTGAAGAGGCGAAGGCCAAAGCGTTTGAGGAGAAATCTGCTACCATCAGAGCTCAACATGTCCGAGCTGTGGCTAAG aAAGTGCTGAAAAAGTCGAGAGGATGA